In Acidobacteriota bacterium, one genomic interval encodes:
- a CDS encoding RNA polymerase sigma factor, whose amino-acid sequence MSTTGVSDSELVERARRGDHAAFGVLVDRHRTAAFRTALAALGSAEDAEEVTQEAFVAAFRALPGFREQASFKTWLLSIAWRKALTRRRSVKALLRRFVAPAEGAQWDFPDASRGQERALIDAELGAHLTRLISRLSPKLRDVLLLTTSGEHTYDEVAGMLGIPLGTVKWRMAESRRQLKVKLAALGYGHV is encoded by the coding sequence GTGTCTACTACTGGTGTGAGCGATTCGGAGCTGGTCGAACGGGCCCGACGCGGCGATCACGCCGCGTTCGGGGTCCTGGTTGACCGGCACCGGACAGCGGCCTTCAGGACGGCGCTGGCCGCGCTGGGGTCCGCAGAGGATGCCGAAGAGGTGACGCAGGAGGCATTCGTGGCGGCTTTTCGAGCGCTCCCCGGCTTTCGCGAACAAGCCAGTTTCAAGACGTGGCTGCTGTCAATTGCGTGGCGGAAGGCCCTCACCAGACGCCGGAGCGTAAAGGCTCTGCTCCGCCGGTTCGTGGCGCCCGCCGAGGGCGCACAGTGGGACTTTCCGGACGCGTCTCGTGGGCAGGAACGGGCCCTCATCGATGCTGAGCTTGGCGCGCACCTGACGCGTCTGATTTCGAGACTGTCACCAAAGCTGCGGGATGTCCTTCTGTTGACGACGTCGGGCGAGCACACCTATGACGAGGTCGCCGGGATGTTGGGAATCCCGCTGGGCACCGTCAAGTGGCGGATGGCCGAGTCGAGACGGCAATTGAAGGTCAAGCTGGCCGCGCTGGGGTACGGACATGTCTGA